From a region of the Triticum aestivum cultivar Chinese Spring chromosome 7D, IWGSC CS RefSeq v2.1, whole genome shotgun sequence genome:
- the LOC123168870 gene encoding ras-related protein Rab-2-A-like → MSYAHLFKYIIIGDAGVGKSCLLLQFTDKRFQPLHDPTIDTEFQIWDTPGEDRFRSITRSYYDEVDGALLVYDITRCSYDDLQFNHLASWLRDVKRLAKDNMTIMLVGNKCDLSQRRAVSYEEGRKFANEHGLIFVEASEKTAQNVEEGFVQTTGVIYKKIQDGVF, encoded by the exons ATGTCGTACGCCCACCTCTTCAAGTACATCATCATCGGCGACGCAG GTGTTGGCAAGTCGTGCCTGCTCCTGCAGTTCACCGACAAGCGGTTCCAGCCCCTGCATGACCCCACCATCGACACCGAGTTCCAGATCTGGGACACG CCAGGTGAAGACAGATTCAGATCGATAACTAGATCGTACTACGATGAAGTTGATGGAGCTCTTCTAGTTTATGACATCACCAG atgctcttatgatgATCTTCAGTTTAATCATCTCGCGAGCTGGTTAAGGGATGTGAAGCGACTTGCAAAGGACAACATGACTATTATGCTAGTTGGAAACAAATGTGATCTATCTCAGAGGCGTGCCGTGAGCTATGAGGAAGGTAGGAAGTTTGCAAATGAGCATGGTCTGATCTTTGTGGAGGCATCTGAGAAAACTGCACAAAATGTTGAGGAG GGTTTCGTTCAGACTACTGGAGTCATATACAAGAAAATCCAGGATGGTGTCTTCTAA